ATGCCCAACCGGACCGTGCCGTCATCCGGTCGGTGCTGACGTGCGCCGGGGCGAGATCTGGACCATCGGCGACCGCTCGGATCTGCGTTACCGCGTGCTCGTGCTCTCCGCGGACAGTTACAACGAGCGGGACAACGCCTCGCCGTACTGCGCTCCGATCGTCCGCCAGCGGGGCGTGACCGAGCTGCCGCCGTACGCCGTCGCCCTCACCGAGCAGGACCCGATCACCGGCGTCGTGGTGGTGAACCGGATGCGCCGGCTGCCCGCCTCGGTCGGCGCCGAGCGGATCGGCATGGTGACCGGCGCCAGCATGGCCCGGTTGGCCGAGGCCGTGCGGGATCTTTTCGAGCTGTGACCTCCGATCAAGCCTGACCAGCCCCCGAAAGCCTTACGCCCGACCGGGTGACCTGTGCGTCGATGCGCGCAGGCAGCGCGACAGCCCGGATGATCGGGGGATGTGATCGCCCGCGCGCTGGCGTAACAAAGAGGCCAGAGACGACGGGGAGGTCGGTCGGTGGGTGGTCAGGCGTCCGCGCAGGCGTTGAGCGATCGATGGCACGCCCCCGGCGCTGCGGTCGATCAGGCGGCCGGTCTGCTCGCCGGGCGAGCCCGGTGCCGGGTCGCCGACGCCTATCGGCACCTGATGCGGATCGCGGCTGAACAGCGCCGGGATCCGGCCGCGGTGGCGGCCCGGATGATCGGGCTGCTGGACACCGGCGAGGGCCCCGGGCTGATCGACGCGGCCACCGACCGGCTCGCCGACGTGGAGAGCCTCGCCAATCTCGGCTGGGGCGAGTGGAACCTGGTCACCGGGGAGGTCTACTGGTCACCCCAGGTGTACCGGATCTACCAGCGCGATCCGGGGCTCGGCCCGCTCACCCCCGCCGAGGGCCGGCGGCTGGCGGTGGGTGGCGAGCACTCGCTGCGCGAGGCGGCGCTCGACGCGGCGCGCGGATCGGATCGCATCGAGCTGCTGACCCGGGTCCGGATCGCCGGCCGGGTCCGGCGGTTGCGGACCATCGCGGAGACCGTCCGGGACGACGACGGGCGCCCGATCCGCCTGTTCGGCGTCATCCAGGACGTCACCGAGCAGCAGGTCAGCGCCCAGCAGCTGGCGAAGGTGGAACACGAGCTGGACGAGCAGCGCCGGGCCGCCGACGCCGAGCACGACCTGGCGCTGCGACTCCAGGAGATCATCCTGCCGATCCCGGACGAGCCGATCGAGCTGCCCGGGCTCAAGGCCGCGGTCCGCTACCTGCCGGCCGGGCAGGACTCGATGGTCGGCGGCGACTGGTACCACGCGGCCGCCCTGCGCGACGGGACCGTGCTGCTCGCGGTCGGCGACGTCACCGGGCACGGCACCCAGGCGGCCAGCAACATGGCCCAGCTGCGGCACGCCCTGCGCGCGCTGACCGTGGTGGACAGCGACCCGGCCACCCTGCTCGGGCACCTCAACCGGCTCACCTGCGAGCTGGAGCGGGAGTCGCCGGAGCTGGCCGCGACCACGGTGATCGCGCGCTTCGACCCGGGCCGGCAGCAGCTGACCTGGGCACAGGCCGGGCATCCGCCGCCGCTGCTGTGCCGGGCCGGGCGCACCGCGCCGCTGGCGCGTCCCGCCGGGCCGATGCTCGGGGTGATGGAGGACGCCCGGTACGCCACCGCGGTCACCGACTTCCACCCCGGCGACGTGCTGCTGCTGTACACCGACGGCCTGGTGGAATATCGCGGGCAGTGCCTGGACGCCGGCCTGGACGCGGTGATCGGCGCGGTCGACGCCGCGGTCCGCGCCGCCCCGCAGCAGCCGCTCGCCGAGCTGGTCGGCCGGCTGCGCCGGGCCAATCCGGACGACGACACCTGCATCCTGGCGGTCCGCCCGTCCACCGGACACACCCGCGACCTGCGGCACCTGATGAGCCGCGGCTAGTCACGGATCGCGTTGCCGGCGCCCCGTACTGTCATCGGCAGTCGTCTGTGAACTCGGGGGGTGGGCGTTGCCGACAGTCCTGCGCCGTCTCGCCACGCCGGATCTGTACCGCCTGATGGCGATCACGCTGATCGTGCTCGGCGTCGGTCTGGGTGGCAGCGCGCTCGCCACCGTGCACCACCGCGCCACGCTGACCGAGGACATCACCACGGTGAGCGGGCCGCTGAGCGTCGGCGCCCAGGAGCTGTACCGGTCGCTGTCCGACGCCGACGCCACCGCGGCCACCGCGTTCCTGAGCAACGGCGCCGAGCGCAACGACCTGCGCCAGCGGTATCTGGACGACCTGGCCCGGGCGAGCGCGGCGCTGACCGTCGCCACCCGCGACGCCGACGACGCGGACGCGGCCCGGCTCGCGGTGCTCACCGCCCAGCTGCCGGTCTACACCGGACTGGTCGAGACGGCCAGGTCGTACAACCGGCTCGGCACCCCGCTGGGCGGGGCCTATCTGCGGGAGGCGTCCGGGCTGATGCGGCAGACGCTGCTGCCGCAGGCCCAGGGGCTGTTCGCGTCGGCGCAGGACCGGGTGGACGACGCGCAGCGCGACGCCGTCGGCTTCCCCTGGCCGGTGCTCTCGCTCGGCCTGCTCACCCTGGCCGGGCTGATCCTCGCCCAGTCGACGCTCGCCCGCCGGACCAACCGGGTGTTCAACCTCGGCCTGGTCGCCGCCAGCCTGGTCGCGCTGATCGTGCTGGCCTGGTCGGCCACCGCGCTGAGTGCCGCCGCGAGCCGGGTGGACGCCGGCCGGGGCGAGGGCTCGGCGCTGGTCTCGGCGCTCGCCGACGGCCGCCGGCTGGCCCTGCAGGCCCGCGCCGACGAGGCGCTCACGCTGATCGCCCGGGGCAGCGGCGCCGCGTTCGAGAAGGACTACGTCGCGGTGATGGCCGATCTGGACCGGGTGCTCGGCGCCGCCGCCGCGCACGCCCCGGCCGCCGACCGGCAGCTCATCCAGCAGGCGCGCGAGCACGCCGACCGCTGGTCCGACATGCACCGCAACCTGCGCGAGCTGGACGACCGGGGTGATTACCTGGGCGCGGTGGCGCAGGCGACGGCGACCGGCAAGGGCGACCTGCCGGCCGTCTTCGGCCAGCTCGACAGCGCGGTGAGCACCGCCCTGGCCACCGCGAACGACCGGGTGGACCGGCAGGCCGGGCAGGGCGGCTCGGCCCTGACCGGTCTGGAGATCGCCCTGTTGCTGCTCACCGGTGGCCTGGTCGCCGCGGTGATCCTCGGTTTCCGGCCCCGGCTCAAGGAGTACCGATGAAGCGAGTCGTCGCCACCGTCGCCCTGCTGGCCCTGCTCACGCCGCTCGCCGCGTGCGGCTCGGAGGCCACCGCGCCGCACTCCGCCGAGGGCGTCCGGGCGGCCCTGCCGCTGCCGGAGAACGTGCAGGACCCGGCCGAGATCCCGAGCGCCCGGCCGGCCCCGGACTGCGACCCCCGGGCCAGCCTGCGCCCGGCCGGCGCGCTGCCGGCTCCCGGGCGGATGCCGGCCGGCTCGACGATGGCCAAGATCGTCGCGCGGGGCCGGCTGATCGTCGGCATCGACCAGAACGCGTATCTGTTCGGGTACCGCGACCCGAACACCGGCGACCTGGTCGGCTTCGAGATCGAGATCGCGCGGGCGATGGCCCAGGCGCTCTTCGGCGACGCCAAGAAGATCCAGTTCCTGGCGATCACCACGGCCGACCGGATCCCGGTGCTCCAGAGCGGCAAGGCCGACATGGTGGTCCGGACCATGTCGATGACCTGCGAGCGCTGGCAGCAGGTGTCGTTCTCCACCGAGTACCTGACGTCGCACCAGCGGCTGCTGGTCCGCAAGGGCTCCGGGATCAGGGAGTTCACCGACCTGGGCGGCCGCAAGGTCTGCGCCACCCGAGGCAGCACCAGCATCGTCACCATCGCGGAGCAGCCGTCCAAGCCGATCCCGGTGGCCACCGACAGCACCCTGGACTGTCTGGTCATGCTCCAGCAGGGCCAGGTGGACGCGGTCTCCACCATCGACGTGCTGCTGGCCGGGCTGGCCGCACAGGACCCGAGCACCGAGGTGGTGGGCAGGTTCTCCACCAACGAGCCGTCCGGGATCGGCATCGCGAAGAACTCGCCCGACCTGGTCCGCTTCAGCAACGCCGTGCTCGACAAGATGCGCTCCGACGGCTCCTGGACGGCGATCTACAACCGCTGGCTGCGAGGCCCGCTCGGTGCGGCCCCGGCGCCGCCGGCCCCGGTCTATCGCGACTGACCGCTCTCCGTGGCCACCGTCTGGGGCTCGGTGGCGGGTGCGGGCGCCGGCTCGGCGGAGCGCAGCCGGGTCGCGAGCAGGGCGGCCAGGGCCATCAGGACCGCGGCCACCCCGAAGACGGTGTCCACCCCGGCCGTCAGCGCCTCCGGCGCCGCCGCCGCACCGGCGACCGTCAGCCCACCGCTGCGGGCCGCGACGACCGTGGCCAGCAGCGAGCCGAACGCGGCCGCCCCGATCGCCCCGCCCAGCGACTGGAAGAACCGGATCCCGGTGGTGGCCGCCCCGAGCTGGTGCCGCGGCGCGTTCCGCTGCACCGCGACGATCAGCTTGCCGAGCAGCTGGCCGAACCCGATGCCGAGCAGCGTCAGCTCGGCCCGGATGAGCCACAGTGACGTGTCGGCCCGGGTCAGGGCGAGCGCGCCCAGGGCCAGCGCGGCGCAGCTGGTGCCGATCACGAGGGTGGTGCGCAGCGACGTGGTGAACCGGGCGAACGCGATGCCGGACAGCGCGATCCCGGCTGCCAGGAACGCCGGGTAGGTGCCCGCCGCGCCGGCGCTGATCCCGCGCCCGACCTGGAGATACACCATCAGGTAGACCATCACGCCGACCAGTGCCACGCCGACCAGCGCCTGGATCACGAAGCTGTCCCGGACGGCCGGGATGCGGAACAGGCCGGGCGGCAGGACGGGGTCCGGGCTGCGCCGCTGCCACCACAGGAATGCGACCAGGCAGGCGACCGCGACGGCGGCCAGGCCGAGGATCACGGCGGACGACCACGGGTAGCGGTCGCCGCCCCAGTCGCAGACCAGCAGCAGGGCCGCGGCGAACCCGCCGACCAGCCCGGCGCCGAGCAGGTCGACGTGGGTGCTCGCGCCGTGCCGGGGCAGCCGCAGCACGATCAGGGCGCCGGTCACGATCAGGGCGCCCAGCGGCACG
Above is a genomic segment from Actinoplanes ianthinogenes containing:
- a CDS encoding type II toxin-antitoxin system PemK/MazF family toxin, producing MRRGEIWTIGDRSDLRYRVLVLSADSYNERDNASPYCAPIVRQRGVTELPPYAVALTEQDPITGVVVVNRMRRLPASVGAERIGMVTGASMARLAEAVRDLFEL
- a CDS encoding PP2C family protein-serine/threonine phosphatase, which encodes MGGQASAQALSDRWHAPGAAVDQAAGLLAGRARCRVADAYRHLMRIAAEQRRDPAAVAARMIGLLDTGEGPGLIDAATDRLADVESLANLGWGEWNLVTGEVYWSPQVYRIYQRDPGLGPLTPAEGRRLAVGGEHSLREAALDAARGSDRIELLTRVRIAGRVRRLRTIAETVRDDDGRPIRLFGVIQDVTEQQVSAQQLAKVEHELDEQRRAADAEHDLALRLQEIILPIPDEPIELPGLKAAVRYLPAGQDSMVGGDWYHAAALRDGTVLLAVGDVTGHGTQAASNMAQLRHALRALTVVDSDPATLLGHLNRLTCELERESPELAATTVIARFDPGRQQLTWAQAGHPPPLLCRAGRTAPLARPAGPMLGVMEDARYATAVTDFHPGDVLLLYTDGLVEYRGQCLDAGLDAVIGAVDAAVRAAPQQPLAELVGRLRRANPDDDTCILAVRPSTGHTRDLRHLMSRG
- a CDS encoding glutamate ABC transporter substrate-binding protein; this encodes MKRVVATVALLALLTPLAACGSEATAPHSAEGVRAALPLPENVQDPAEIPSARPAPDCDPRASLRPAGALPAPGRMPAGSTMAKIVARGRLIVGIDQNAYLFGYRDPNTGDLVGFEIEIARAMAQALFGDAKKIQFLAITTADRIPVLQSGKADMVVRTMSMTCERWQQVSFSTEYLTSHQRLLVRKGSGIREFTDLGGRKVCATRGSTSIVTIAEQPSKPIPVATDSTLDCLVMLQQGQVDAVSTIDVLLAGLAAQDPSTEVVGRFSTNEPSGIGIAKNSPDLVRFSNAVLDKMRSDGSWTAIYNRWLRGPLGAAPAPPAPVYRD
- a CDS encoding MFS transporter; protein product: MSRVERGIGMILCLLTIVLAILDQNIVSAAIVPIVRDLDPLHGVDHVAWLVAAFTLAATVALPLYGRLCDVWGPARVFVGTVLLFLLGSVLCGTAQTMGQLIAFRAVQGLGAGGLMSVSMVVMAHLREPGDRSGPSGVAGLVGGFGMAIGPLIGGWFADHGDWRWIFYVNVPLGALIVTGALIVLRLPRHGASTHVDLLGAGLVGGFAAALLLVCDWGGDRYPWSSAVILGLAAVAVACLVAFLWWQRRSPDPVLPPGLFRIPAVRDSFVIQALVGVALVGVMVYLMVYLQVGRGISAGAAGTYPAFLAAGIALSGIAFARFTTSLRTTLVIGTSCAALALGALALTRADTSLWLIRAELTLLGIGFGQLLGKLIVAVQRNAPRHQLGAATTGIRFFQSLGGAIGAAAFGSLLATVVAARSGGLTVAGAAAAPEALTAGVDTVFGVAAVLMALAALLATRLRSAEPAPAPATEPQTVATESGQSR